A part of Thermococcus sp. LS1 genomic DNA contains:
- a CDS encoding proton-conducting transporter membrane subunit encodes MDIVGLTPVIPILFAFALPLTSIIVKGNRKVTQAYALIGTGLTLLASYELFRQVYNSSKPLIYTFGGWAAPVGIIYEVDRMSALFALVTAALMFLIAIYSYRYLEHEEGLEWYYTLYLGLEAGLLGVLLTGDAFNLFVMIEVTSIAAYALVMFYRDRGDSICAGLKYAFIGALGTTMYFLALGVLYGAFGTLNMANLSALIHGLSFPIAGTTYGNIAIASGVALALATWAFLIKAAIVPNHFWLPEAHPAAPSPISAVLSGLVVNVGIYALIRFLYTVYSGEVSGSLGGVIHALSVILIALGAVSALFGALMMNVQRDVKKLIAYSTVMHMGYLAMAVGVGTQLALQAAAFHIINHAIAKALLFLAAGAFIHAVGSRDISDLAGLGRQMPVATFGLAIATLSLVGIPPFNVFFSKLLLFNAFMEESPALALVLVLSSVIALVAYVRVFQEIWLGKPRENTTIKEHGSMSGVLLILAVVCLLLGLFAPYIIEHYINPAVSQAMDYKLYIQTALEYAAKLKMGL; translated from the coding sequence ATGGACATCGTGGGACTCACCCCCGTGATACCAATACTCTTCGCCTTTGCTCTCCCGCTCACGTCAATAATAGTCAAGGGCAACAGGAAGGTGACTCAAGCTTACGCCCTAATAGGCACGGGCTTGACTTTACTCGCCTCCTACGAGCTTTTCAGGCAAGTTTATAACTCCAGCAAACCTCTAATCTACACTTTCGGCGGTTGGGCCGCCCCAGTGGGAATAATATATGAAGTTGACAGGATGAGCGCCCTCTTCGCCCTGGTTACTGCCGCACTAATGTTCCTCATTGCGATTTACAGCTACCGCTACCTGGAGCACGAGGAGGGCTTAGAGTGGTACTACACGCTCTACCTCGGCCTTGAGGCAGGTTTACTCGGCGTTCTCCTCACGGGCGACGCCTTCAACCTCTTCGTCATGATAGAAGTCACAAGCATCGCAGCATACGCCCTCGTCATGTTCTACAGGGACAGGGGCGATTCAATCTGCGCGGGTCTGAAGTACGCCTTTATCGGCGCTCTCGGAACGACCATGTACTTCCTCGCGCTTGGGGTACTCTACGGGGCGTTTGGAACATTGAACATGGCCAACTTGAGCGCATTAATCCACGGATTGAGCTTCCCGATAGCGGGCACCACCTACGGCAATATTGCGATAGCTTCAGGTGTTGCCTTGGCCTTGGCAACCTGGGCGTTCCTCATAAAGGCCGCAATAGTCCCGAACCACTTCTGGCTTCCGGAAGCCCACCCAGCAGCGCCGAGCCCAATCTCGGCCGTACTCTCTGGATTAGTCGTCAACGTCGGAATTTACGCACTCATCAGATTCCTCTACACCGTCTACAGCGGCGAAGTCAGCGGTTCGCTCGGTGGGGTTATCCACGCCCTCAGCGTTATCTTGATAGCCCTCGGTGCAGTCTCGGCACTCTTCGGTGCCCTTATGATGAACGTCCAGCGCGACGTGAAGAAGCTCATCGCGTATTCAACGGTAATGCACATGGGTTATCTGGCGATGGCGGTTGGCGTTGGAACCCAGCTGGCACTTCAGGCAGCGGCTTTCCACATCATTAACCACGCAATCGCCAAGGCCCTCCTCTTCCTCGCGGCGGGTGCCTTTATCCACGCGGTCGGCTCAAGGGACATCTCAGACCTGGCAGGCCTCGGCAGGCAGATGCCCGTTGCCACTTTCGGCCTGGCCATAGCAACCCTCAGCCTCGTCGGAATCCCGCCATTCAACGTCTTCTTCAGCAAGTTACTGCTCTTCAACGCCTTCATGGAGGAGAGCCCTGCCCTGGCCCTGGTCCTCGTGCTGAGCTCTGTGATTGCACTGGTGGCTTACGTTAGAGTGTTCCAGGAGATCTGGCTCGGCAAGCCCAGGGAGAATACTACCATCAAGGAGCATGGCAGCATGAGCGGGGTTCTGCTGATACTGGCAGTCGTCTGCCTGCTGCTTGGACTCTTCGCACCATACATCATCGAACACTACATCAACCCCGCTGTAAGCCAGGCCATGGACTACAAGCTCTACATCCAGACGGCACTGGAATACGCGGCAAAGCTGAAGATGGGCCTTTAA
- a CDS encoding NADH-quinone oxidoreductase subunit B family protein has product MAIKVPANGSNGTSEREMLEKKISKLCKYLGRSPWVFHVNSGSCNGCDIEIIAALTPRYDAERFGVKLVGTPRHADILLVTGPITDQSLERVKLVYEQTPDPKVVIAVGACPTGGSVFFESPFTNAPLDKHIPVDVFVPGCPPRPEAILYGVVLGLQKLIEKIEGGKE; this is encoded by the coding sequence ATGGCCATTAAGGTTCCCGCTAACGGTTCAAACGGAACGTCAGAGCGCGAGATGCTAGAGAAGAAAATATCGAAGCTCTGCAAGTACCTGGGACGCTCACCCTGGGTGTTTCACGTTAACTCAGGCTCGTGCAACGGCTGTGACATCGAGATAATCGCCGCTTTAACGCCGCGCTACGATGCGGAGCGCTTCGGAGTCAAGCTCGTAGGAACGCCGAGGCACGCCGACATACTGCTCGTCACCGGACCGATAACCGACCAGAGCCTCGAGAGGGTCAAGCTGGTCTACGAGCAGACGCCCGATCCAAAGGTGGTCATCGCGGTCGGAGCGTGCCCCACCGGCGGAAGCGTGTTCTTCGAGAGCCCGTTCACCAACGCGCCGCTGGACAAGCACATACCCGTGGACGTCTTCGTTCCGGGCTGCCCGCCGAGGCCGGAAGCGATACTCTATGGCGTTGTCCTGGGACTTCAGAAGCTTATAGAGAAGATAGAGGGGGGTAAGGAATGA
- the mnhG gene encoding monovalent cation/H(+) antiporter subunit G translates to MTDYVTYLIYAFLGINIIFNLLGSLSLHRFPDVYTRLHGATKCTTFGTIFAVLAVIVHALNQLHVTGDPKYLQMALHSLVALIALLLTNPTGAHAIAKAAHLSGYKPAKAVIDAYEEKLRGEKP, encoded by the coding sequence ATGACCGATTACGTCACCTATCTGATTTACGCGTTCCTGGGAATCAACATAATATTCAACCTGCTGGGAAGCCTTTCGCTCCACCGCTTCCCGGACGTTTACACCAGACTGCACGGCGCGACGAAGTGCACCACCTTCGGAACGATCTTCGCGGTTTTAGCCGTCATCGTTCACGCCCTTAACCAGCTCCACGTCACTGGCGACCCTAAGTACCTCCAGATGGCCCTCCACAGCCTCGTGGCGCTGATAGCCCTCCTCCTGACCAACCCGACCGGAGCACATGCAATAGCCAAGGCCGCCCACCTGAGCGGATACAAGCCCGCTAAGGCAGTCATAGATGCCTACGAGGAAAAGCTGAGGGGGGAGAAGCCATGA
- a CDS encoding hydrogenase subunit MbhD domain-containing protein → MIEIHLLILATVAVLGMVFSYLAITEKDLLKAVGFSAVQAIAYAIAFYILMAPDIVLAYVAIAVGIYSALLVFVISKTERYEVV, encoded by the coding sequence ATGATTGAAATCCACCTGCTGATCTTAGCCACCGTCGCAGTCCTCGGCATGGTCTTCTCCTATCTGGCCATCACAGAGAAGGACCTGCTCAAGGCGGTCGGATTTTCCGCCGTACAGGCAATAGCTTACGCCATAGCCTTCTACATCCTAATGGCGCCGGACATCGTCCTAGCATATGTTGCCATAGCAGTAGGAATCTACTCTGCCCTGCTCGTCTTCGTGATAAGCAAGACCGAAAGGTACGAGGTGGTGTGA
- a CDS encoding Na+/H+ antiporter subunit E, giving the protein MRGVIPTALLAFITYILFTGSATPYDLATGAIVAIAVGLLAGKFLVKNDAKALNPARWLWLGAYFLWYMLVAEVKSHIDVMLRIITGNVEPGIVKVPIDVKTEYAKTLVANSITNTPGTVVVDMDENYLYVNWIDTSTEDPEEARSEISADFEKYAKKIFE; this is encoded by the coding sequence ATGAGGGGTGTGATTCCCACCGCACTGCTCGCGTTCATTACCTACATCCTGTTCACTGGCTCCGCAACGCCCTACGATTTGGCAACCGGAGCCATCGTCGCAATCGCCGTAGGACTGCTAGCGGGCAAGTTCCTCGTGAAGAACGACGCTAAAGCGCTGAATCCGGCCAGGTGGCTCTGGCTTGGCGCTTACTTCCTCTGGTACATGCTGGTCGCCGAAGTCAAAAGCCACATTGACGTGATGCTCAGAATCATTACAGGAAACGTCGAGCCCGGAATAGTCAAAGTGCCTATCGACGTGAAGACCGAGTACGCCAAGACCCTCGTGGCGAACTCCATAACCAACACGCCCGGAACGGTCGTGGTGGACATGGACGAGAACTACCTCTACGTGAACTGGATTGACACTAGCACGGAAGACCCAGAAGAAGCTAGAAGTGAAATCTCCGCCGACTTTGAGAAATACGCGAAGAAAATATTCGAGTGA
- a CDS encoding DUF4040 domain-containing protein has product MNVLSIDMIIQFGILIGVLMSAYLTITFRDLLSAALASAAMSLLLSLEFYMLHAPDVAIAEAAVGAGVVTAIVVYGIAKTERWEREGP; this is encoded by the coding sequence ATGAACGTTCTCTCGATTGACATGATAATCCAGTTCGGCATACTCATCGGCGTGCTCATGAGCGCTTACCTCACGATAACCTTCAGGGACCTGCTGAGCGCAGCTCTTGCCTCTGCTGCCATGAGCCTGCTCCTAAGCTTGGAGTTCTACATGCTCCACGCCCCGGACGTCGCGATAGCAGAGGCAGCCGTCGGAGCGGGAGTTGTTACGGCGATAGTGGTTTACGGAATAGCCAAAACGGAGAGATGGGAGCGTGAGGGACCATGA
- a CDS encoding NADH-quinone oxidoreductase subunit C, with protein sequence MNVDEFVKVFGERFPEAEIVVSENKQPHPKKRIWIQVDRSIFKDAMKFIKELDPMAQFSIIIGMDAGDKLEAKYHMELFWEEGESLSVIIGTSAPKDDPKLPTVTDVFPSSLPYEREIQEFLGLFFEGIPDPRRLFLPDDFPEGIYPLRLDETGIKPEMVKNAGHPYKIKKEGSK encoded by the coding sequence ATGAACGTTGATGAGTTCGTCAAGGTCTTCGGCGAGAGGTTTCCAGAGGCAGAGATAGTGGTTAGCGAGAACAAGCAGCCCCATCCGAAGAAGAGGATCTGGATCCAGGTCGATAGGAGCATCTTCAAGGACGCCATGAAGTTCATCAAAGAGCTCGACCCCATGGCCCAGTTCTCGATCATAATAGGCATGGACGCCGGAGATAAGCTCGAGGCCAAGTACCACATGGAGCTCTTCTGGGAAGAGGGCGAGAGTCTGTCGGTCATAATCGGAACGAGCGCTCCGAAGGACGACCCCAAGCTTCCAACGGTTACCGACGTCTTTCCGAGCTCACTGCCCTACGAGAGGGAGATACAGGAGTTCCTCGGACTGTTCTTCGAGGGAATCCCTGACCCGAGGAGGCTTTTCCTGCCCGACGACTTCCCGGAGGGAATCTATCCGCTGAGGCTCGACGAGACCGGAATCAAGCCCGAGATGGTCAAGAACGCAGGACACCCCTATAAAATTAAGAAGGAGGGCTCGAAATGA
- a CDS encoding hydrogenase: protein MFGYWDALYFVYVFAIGLIISYLLYKWAEKASTGTRRTGDGTKIFLSGEDPDRVIPQFEHFQGYVTGRHVMWGLIRGIHRMFLVFRREHTGLLSDYISYLLVTVALIVGALIVWG from the coding sequence ATGTTCGGCTACTGGGATGCCCTCTACTTCGTTTACGTCTTTGCCATAGGCCTGATCATCTCTTACCTGCTCTACAAGTGGGCGGAAAAAGCCAGCACAGGAACAAGGAGAACTGGCGACGGCACCAAGATATTCCTCAGTGGTGAAGACCCTGACAGAGTTATCCCTCAGTTCGAGCACTTCCAGGGATACGTCACGGGCAGGCACGTCATGTGGGGCCTCATCAGAGGCATACACAGGATGTTCCTCGTCTTCCGCAGGGAGCACACCGGCCTGTTGAGCGACTACATCAGCTACCTGCTCGTTACCGTTGCCCTCATCGTGGGGGCTCTCATAGTGTGGGGGTGA
- a CDS encoding Na(+)/H(+) antiporter subunit B: MRSDMGLIVKTTARATIPLIGIFGAYVVSHGHLTPGGGFQGGATIAGAGILFLIAFGFGEMKKRYNHHLYSVLEGFGGLVFLGAAMLGLGVAFFYNALWHEGPILNGQPGTLLSAGYLPIMNLAVGLKVFTGLISALFAIAAYRRWRE, from the coding sequence ATGAGGAGTGACATGGGTCTCATCGTTAAGACCACTGCCAGAGCAACCATACCGCTCATAGGCATATTCGGCGCCTACGTGGTTTCCCACGGACACCTGACACCGGGAGGAGGTTTCCAGGGAGGAGCGACGATAGCTGGAGCCGGGATACTGTTCCTCATAGCGTTCGGCTTCGGCGAGATGAAGAAGCGCTACAACCACCATCTCTACTCGGTTCTCGAGGGGTTCGGAGGCCTAGTCTTCCTCGGAGCGGCCATGCTTGGTCTGGGTGTAGCATTCTTCTACAACGCGCTGTGGCACGAAGGTCCCATTCTCAACGGCCAGCCAGGAACTCTCCTCTCAGCTGGCTACCTGCCGATAATGAACCTCGCCGTTGGCCTTAAGGTCTTCACGGGGCTCATAAGTGCGCTCTTTGCAATAGCAGCCTACAGGAGGTGGAGAGAGTGA
- a CDS encoding proton-conducting transporter membrane subunit, protein MMLPYLITIPLFGAFALPIVSLAGRKARELWAILVSALTLGVATEVFRTVWKSGEVMVYTLGAESPLGQGVDFPIRIVWEVDLLGAIVALMIAFIAFVAILYSTEYMRHDTGLEKYYALILLLEVGMLGIAITGDLFNFYVFLEIMSIASYALVAFRNDTWEGIEAGIKYMFAGSLASAFILLGIALLYGQYGTLTMAYLAKQIAANPTFTAKVALGLIAGGLLFKSGAVPVHMWLADAHPAAPSSISAMLSGLVIKIGGTYALARLAFSVYGMGINLRTLGWIIIFFACLTLIVGNAMAIVQTDMKRLFAFSSVGQIGYILLGIGIGLAAYGSDVGEVALAGAIYHTVNHALMKALLFLVAGAVIHQLGTKNLNELSGIARKMPVTSFAFLVGAAAIIGLPPLNGFASKWLIYESSALFNPFLAAIAVIGTAFCTAAYIRVLFTFFGRPSEKVMNAKEPGKAMLVPMMILVLAIILMGLFPWAISEKVMIPAAKMLENVGTYVSAVLGGA, encoded by the coding sequence ATGATGCTCCCGTACCTTATAACAATCCCGCTCTTCGGAGCCTTCGCGCTGCCCATAGTGAGCCTAGCCGGAAGAAAGGCGAGGGAGCTCTGGGCGATCCTCGTCAGCGCGTTAACCCTTGGGGTGGCGACGGAGGTTTTCAGAACCGTCTGGAAATCGGGGGAGGTCATGGTTTACACCCTCGGCGCGGAGAGCCCGCTCGGGCAGGGAGTTGACTTTCCAATCAGGATAGTCTGGGAGGTCGACCTGCTCGGTGCGATAGTTGCCCTCATGATTGCCTTCATAGCTTTCGTGGCTATACTCTACTCGACCGAGTACATGAGGCACGACACCGGACTGGAGAAGTACTACGCCCTCATCCTACTCCTCGAGGTTGGAATGCTGGGCATAGCCATAACCGGCGACCTCTTCAACTTCTACGTCTTCCTCGAGATAATGAGCATAGCCAGCTACGCATTGGTCGCCTTCAGGAACGACACCTGGGAGGGCATCGAGGCAGGTATAAAGTACATGTTCGCCGGCTCACTCGCGAGCGCGTTCATACTCCTCGGCATAGCCCTCCTCTACGGCCAGTACGGAACGCTGACGATGGCTTACCTGGCCAAGCAGATAGCTGCCAACCCAACATTCACCGCCAAAGTCGCTCTGGGCCTCATAGCCGGAGGACTGCTCTTCAAGAGCGGTGCCGTCCCGGTCCACATGTGGCTCGCCGATGCCCACCCAGCGGCACCAAGTTCGATAAGCGCCATGCTCTCCGGACTGGTCATCAAGATAGGCGGAACCTACGCCTTAGCGAGGCTTGCCTTCAGCGTCTACGGCATGGGAATAAACCTCAGAACCCTTGGGTGGATCATCATATTCTTCGCCTGCCTCACGCTCATAGTCGGTAACGCCATGGCTATAGTGCAGACCGACATGAAGCGCCTCTTCGCCTTCTCGAGCGTGGGACAGATAGGCTACATCCTCCTCGGAATCGGCATAGGCCTGGCAGCCTACGGAAGCGACGTCGGCGAGGTCGCTTTGGCTGGAGCCATCTACCACACCGTCAACCACGCCCTCATGAAGGCCCTCCTGTTCCTTGTCGCGGGAGCGGTCATACACCAACTCGGAACCAAGAACCTCAACGAGCTCAGCGGAATAGCCAGAAAGATGCCGGTAACGAGCTTCGCGTTCCTCGTCGGTGCTGCGGCGATAATAGGCCTTCCACCCCTCAACGGCTTTGCAAGCAAGTGGCTCATCTACGAGAGCTCGGCGCTCTTCAACCCGTTCCTTGCTGCGATAGCCGTCATAGGCACGGCCTTCTGTACGGCAGCATACATCAGGGTGCTCTTCACCTTCTTCGGAAGGCCGAGCGAGAAGGTTATGAACGCGAAGGAGCCAGGAAAAGCCATGCTCGTACCCATGATGATCCTAGTCCTGGCGATAATCCTCATGGGACTCTTCCCGTGGGCGATAAGCGAGAAGGTCATGATTCCGGCGGCGAAGATGCTGGAGAACGTTGGAACCTACGTCTCAGCCGTGCTGGGGGGTGCGTGA
- a CDS encoding cation:proton antiporter, translating to MIAPEFFYSALIVMIGAFMALLRVFFGPSVPDRVVGVDTLNTLVVAGMILLGAAYDRTIYIDIAIVYALLSYIGTLAIARYLQGGLE from the coding sequence ATGATAGCGCCGGAGTTCTTCTACTCAGCCCTGATAGTCATGATAGGAGCATTCATGGCCCTGCTAAGGGTGTTCTTTGGCCCATCGGTTCCGGACAGAGTGGTCGGCGTTGATACCCTCAACACCCTGGTGGTGGCCGGCATGATCCTCCTCGGAGCGGCCTACGACAGGACGATATACATCGACATCGCGATAGTTTACGCCCTTCTGAGCTACATCGGAACCCTCGCGATAGCAAGATACCTCCAGGGGGGATTGGAATGA
- a CDS encoding Na+/H+ antiporter subunit C, translated as MIGFLWSLVVISLMTTLLIGLYGIARRPNLVKKLIALTIIGDTANLLVVMLGYRLTYPTAPPILPSLEKSALGSFLSAAVDPLPQALVITAVVIGMAVNVLIAFAIVQIYRLYGTLDAREIGVKRSSPLEGEKI; from the coding sequence ATGATAGGCTTCCTCTGGAGCCTCGTGGTAATTTCACTCATGACGACACTGCTCATCGGCCTCTACGGAATTGCCAGAAGGCCCAACCTCGTCAAGAAGCTCATAGCACTGACTATCATCGGTGACACCGCGAACCTGCTCGTGGTCATGCTCGGCTACCGCCTGACCTATCCGACGGCTCCCCCGATCCTCCCGAGCCTTGAGAAGAGCGCACTAGGGAGCTTCCTGAGCGCCGCGGTTGACCCTCTCCCCCAGGCGCTGGTAATCACCGCCGTCGTCATTGGAATGGCTGTCAACGTGCTGATAGCCTTCGCAATCGTTCAGATTTACAGGCTCTATGGCACGCTCGACGCGAGGGAAATAGGTGTAAAACGCTCATCGCCGCTGGAGGGTGAGAAGATATGA
- a CDS encoding monovalent cation/H+ antiporter subunit E gives MAFIATFVWCYILWLVLTAGSKGMLWSTEELIAGVIFSAIVAYATRNVIGEKASRFLNPVKWVGFIVYSIGPLFWGMVKANFDVAYRVITGRIKPGIVRVPVDLENDAQYTILSNSITLTPGTLTIDACPEEKALYVHWINVTDPHPESSEVLAGSFEKWARRLGR, from the coding sequence ATGGCATTCATTGCAACCTTCGTGTGGTGTTACATCCTGTGGTTGGTCCTCACCGCAGGAAGCAAAGGGATGCTGTGGAGCACCGAGGAACTCATCGCAGGAGTTATATTCTCGGCAATCGTGGCCTACGCTACCAGAAACGTCATCGGAGAGAAAGCGTCACGCTTCCTGAACCCAGTGAAGTGGGTGGGCTTCATAGTATACTCCATCGGCCCGCTCTTCTGGGGCATGGTCAAGGCTAACTTCGACGTCGCTTACCGTGTCATAACTGGCAGGATAAAACCAGGAATAGTGCGCGTCCCCGTGGATCTGGAGAACGACGCCCAGTACACCATCCTGAGCAACTCGATAACGCTGACGCCGGGAACACTCACCATAGATGCGTGCCCAGAGGAGAAGGCTCTCTACGTCCACTGGATAAACGTGACGGACCCACACCCGGAGAGCTCGGAGGTTCTAGCGGGTTCATTCGAGAAGTGGGCGAGGAGGTTGGGAAGATGA
- the mobA gene encoding molybdenum cofactor guanylyltransferase MobA, translating to MIGAVLAGGRSKRFGGNKLLYRIDGKPLILHTIERLESANEIDEVVIVASPENAEKLKTFGYQVLVDELLVGPIGGIFTTLYLGDSFVVAGDMPTLVPEFIDYIVREFKKSEKVTCVPRWSNGYIEPLHAAYSKDFQKVLEKQISYGEYKIRNAIEKVSARYLPIEMLPIEWRESFFNVNRKDDLEKLGILEPLV from the coding sequence TTGATCGGAGCGGTTCTAGCAGGAGGCAGGTCAAAGCGCTTTGGTGGAAACAAACTTCTGTACAGAATCGACGGAAAGCCGTTAATCCTTCATACAATTGAGAGACTTGAGTCAGCGAATGAAATAGACGAAGTTGTCATTGTTGCTTCCCCTGAAAACGCTGAAAAGCTGAAAACCTTTGGCTACCAGGTTCTTGTTGATGAGCTTCTCGTTGGCCCAATTGGAGGAATATTTACGACCCTATACCTCGGGGATTCTTTCGTTGTTGCAGGAGATATGCCCACGCTCGTCCCGGAGTTCATCGACTACATAGTCCGCGAATTCAAAAAGAGTGAAAAGGTTACCTGCGTTCCGCGCTGGAGCAATGGGTACATAGAACCCCTTCACGCGGCGTATTCCAAAGACTTTCAGAAGGTTCTTGAGAAGCAGATATCCTATGGGGAGTATAAGATAAGGAACGCCATAGAAAAAGTCAGTGCCCGCTACCTGCCGATAGAGATGCTTCCGATAGAGTGGAGGGAAAGCTTTTTCAACGTGAACAGAAAAGATGACCTGGAAAAACTCGGTATTCTTGAACCTTTGGTTTAA
- the mbhE gene encoding hydrogen gas-evolving membrane-bound hydrogenase subunit E yields MKKAFGTLALLFLLGVLLVVASPSNGIKFGLGGEDWKTYRYTDEYYIQHGMDEVGGTNIVTDIVFDYRGYDTLGEATVLFTAIAGAVALLRPWRRDENEE; encoded by the coding sequence ATGAAGAAAGCTTTCGGAACCCTGGCGTTACTCTTCCTGCTCGGCGTTCTCCTCGTTGTGGCGAGCCCGTCGAACGGGATAAAATTCGGCCTCGGCGGTGAGGACTGGAAGACCTACCGCTACACTGATGAGTACTACATCCAGCATGGTATGGATGAGGTTGGTGGAACCAACATAGTTACGGACATCGTCTTCGACTACCGTGGCTACGATACCCTCGGAGAGGCCACCGTTCTCTTCACGGCCATAGCCGGTGCAGTTGCCCTTCTGAGGCCGTGGAGGAGGGATGAGAATGAGGAGTGA
- a CDS encoding MnhB domain-containing protein: MKRLVTLILLLTAVITLAYVFQVPQPEDVKPLGEFYLENSYFGDYSAKSPEVITSILWDYRGIDTLFETAVFFLAIIGSLTVFRLTKEQEKEVKTESTQVEPLPLPIRTVTKVIVAMILAVSASIALHGHLTPGGGFQGGSALAVAPLLIIAAYSKYALEKNGLDKTRALILRSIGLLGIALVALVPLLSGSYIMQNQPIFPAEINGQLIGGSLIYYNFFEFLAVGAGFTAVFLLLAIPEEKFKKILGVRR, translated from the coding sequence ATGAAGCGCTTGGTCACGCTCATCCTCCTGCTCACCGCGGTCATCACGCTGGCCTACGTCTTCCAAGTCCCCCAGCCAGAGGACGTCAAACCCCTCGGTGAGTTCTACCTCGAAAACAGCTATTTCGGAGATTACTCGGCCAAGAGCCCGGAGGTTATCACCTCAATCCTCTGGGACTACCGTGGCATTGACACGCTCTTCGAGACTGCAGTGTTCTTCCTCGCAATAATAGGCAGCCTGACCGTCTTCAGGCTCACCAAGGAGCAGGAGAAAGAAGTTAAAACAGAGTCAACGCAGGTGGAACCACTCCCCCTGCCGATTAGGACGGTTACAAAGGTTATCGTTGCGATGATCCTCGCCGTTTCGGCTTCGATAGCCCTGCACGGTCACTTAACGCCCGGTGGTGGCTTCCAGGGTGGTTCAGCTTTAGCAGTTGCTCCATTGCTGATAATCGCAGCTTACTCTAAGTATGCCCTCGAAAAGAATGGCTTAGACAAGACCAGGGCGTTAATCCTGCGTTCTATCGGACTCCTAGGAATAGCGTTAGTGGCGTTAGTTCCACTCCTCAGCGGGAGCTACATAATGCAGAACCAGCCGATATTCCCTGCAGAGATCAACGGCCAGCTCATTGGCGGTTCGCTGATTTACTACAACTTCTTCGAGTTCCTCGCAGTTGGGGCTGGCTTTACAGCAGTGTTCCTCCTCCTGGCGATTCCAGAGGAGAAATTCAAGAAAATCCTGGGGGTGAGGAGATGA
- a CDS encoding NADH-quinone oxidoreductase subunit K, which produces MIPFQFITAFLMVFMGIYALLYKRNLIKLILALNIIDSGIHLLLISLGYRLEADQLPTAPIYTGYETVKTAMVAPIPQALTLTSIVIGVCVLALAMALTINAYRHYGSLDVNKLRRLRG; this is translated from the coding sequence GTGATACCCTTCCAGTTCATCACCGCGTTCCTGATGGTCTTCATGGGCATCTACGCCCTCCTGTACAAGAGGAACCTCATCAAGCTCATCCTGGCCTTGAACATCATCGACTCGGGGATTCACCTCCTCCTGATAAGCCTCGGCTACAGGCTCGAGGCAGATCAGCTCCCAACGGCGCCGATATACACCGGCTACGAGACTGTAAAAACCGCGATGGTCGCCCCGATCCCGCAGGCGCTCACCCTTACGAGCATAGTCATTGGAGTCTGTGTTCTTGCCCTTGCGATGGCCCTCACGATAAACGCCTACAGGCACTACGGAAGCCTCGACGTTAACAAGCTCAGGAGGTTGAGAGGATGA